Proteins from a genomic interval of Scomber japonicus isolate fScoJap1 chromosome 10, fScoJap1.pri, whole genome shotgun sequence:
- the fkbp14 gene encoding peptidyl-prolyl cis-trans isomerase FKBP14 yields MTVFSICSILLSLFALVTGGKLPEPEVKIEVIQKPFMCYRKSKYGDMLLVHYEGYLENGTMFHSSRVQGDKNPVWFTLGIREVLKGWDKGLQNMCTGEHRKLTVPSSLAYGKEGKGQIPPGSTLIFDIELMEIRNGPRSHESFQEMDLNDDWKLSRQEVKEYLKKEFQKHGYSPNDTHHEAMVDDIFKNEDEDKDGFISSREFTYQHDEL; encoded by the exons ATGACGGTTTTCTCAATTTGTTCGATACTGCTCTCGTTGTTTGCGCTTGTCACGGGGGGGAAACTGCCTGAGCCAGAAGTCAAAATTGAAGTTATACAAAAACCCTTTATGTGTTACCGTAAGTCAAAATATGGAGACATGCTTCTTGTACATTACGAGGGATACTTGGAGAATGGGACCATGTTTCATTCCAG CCGTGTACAGGGGGATAAAAATCCAGTATGGTTCACCCTTGGGATCCGAGAGGTGCTGAAGGGCTGGGATAAGGGTCTGCAGAACATGTGCACAGGAGAGCACAGGAAACTGACTGTCCCTTCATCTCTTGCATatggcaaggaaggaaaag GCCAGATCCCTCCAGGCAGTACCCTCATTTTTGACATTGAGCTTATGGAGATCCGAAATGGTCCCAGGTCACATGAGTCTTTCCAGGAGATGGATCTCAATGATGACTGGAAGCTCTCCAGACAGGAG GTGAAAGAGTACCTGAAGAAGGAGTTTCAGAAACATGGATACTCACCTAACGACACACATCATGAAGCAATGGTAGATGACATCTTCAAAAATGAGGATGAGGATAAAGATGGTTTCATATCATCTAGGGAATTCACCTACCAACATGATGAACTTTAA